In Drosophila nasuta strain 15112-1781.00 chromosome 2R, ASM2355853v1, whole genome shotgun sequence, a single genomic region encodes these proteins:
- the LOC132786695 gene encoding putative uncharacterized protein DDB_G0271606 isoform X1, with protein sequence MKTLLLLSFLLGLATCEPPVVKGPLVFSSSNWPPKRVQQLGRPAPIAAANSKGGKQRTLVVQIRSDHPVPLVLKGRAGVHSHAHQHVLPHQHVHLPSHSHSHAYLQQSHLHSHSHSPSLPLSHVNLVRGSRPLKLSAPVYLKPSSVGSRKPLKIKLNNSKPHSKPVFGYEKPFRYEKPTANSHTELQHLPLDSHTNNYNNEFFAPIYTVPAPNLALHHNNQLDDGLDTAYLPPQPSQNPPAEVYGPPDNGHEDETNDQTIRDPISGSQKLFAPDPDPSLPTSKVKIATEAFNTPSNNKPLPTDVQISQLPAQPLVQIVGAQAAAQTVPIYPIQLAQQATQPFIAAAVPAAHIPIYNPTYLVTQSNQLYTQHKQQLFKPSTEHVVETGYINADLTQEVASNGQILQAAKDPHHNIHPVLDTAPQYAALIAAPSLGEPSESYYETAPFHLPNNAPAVASSSASEGGFIVSNYYGNAHDSSQLLQAYAEEEGRRQQLETQQAAIELQKQQEQQYHLEELNAQAQAQAQAQTQAQLQQQEQQLQELQRQQYLQEQQQQQQLEFQQTQQDPASSAFEEHQRLVQQQLGSNTPLRIFVPDEETPETRLQKRSDDLNKGTVKDVSHEDDGLRDLIPVSTSVEIAEANSK encoded by the exons ACGTTGCTCctgctttcttttttgctgGGTCTGGCGACCTGTGAGCCACCCGTGGTCAAAGGTCCCTTAGttttcagcagcagcaattggcCGCCCAAGCGGGTCCAGCAATTGGGACGTCCTGCGCCTATTGCAGCAGCTAATTCTAAGGGCGGCAAGCAGCGCACATTGGTTGTGCAAATTCGAAGTGATCATCCGGTGCCCCTCGTGCTAAAGGGTCGTGCTGGAGTCCACAGCCATGCCCATCAGCATGTGCTGCCCCATCAGCACGTACATTTACCATCCCACTCGCACTCACATGCGTACTTGCAGCAATCGCACTTGCACTCCCATTCGCATTCTCCTTCTCTTCCATTGAGTCATGTAAATTTGGTGCGCGGGTCGCGTCCCTTGAAGCTCAGCGCTCCCGTCTATCTGAAGCCTTCGTCTGTTGGCAGTCGCAAACCACTCAAGATTAAGCTCAACAACTCGAAGCCCCACTCGAAGCCCGTCTTTGGATACGAGAAGCCCTTTAGGTACGAGAAGCCAACTGCGAACTCCCACACCGAACTGCAGCACTTGCCG CTGGATTCGCACaccaacaattacaacaacgaGTTCTTTGCACCTATTTACACGGTTCCGGCCCCGAACCTCGCACTGCACCATAACAATCAGCTGGACGATGGTCTCGATACCGCTTACCTACCCCCCCAACCATCCCAAAATCCACCCGCGGAGGTTTACGGACCACCCGACAATGGGCATGAGGACGAAACAAATGACCAAACTATTCGTGATCCCATTTCGGGCTCGCAGAAGTTATTTGCTCCAGATCCAGATCCGTCGTTGCCAACCAGCAAGGTCAAGATCGCAACGGAAGCCTTCAATACCcctagcaacaacaagccGCTCCCTACGGATGTGCAGATCAGTCAACTGCCCGCTCAACCTCTGGTCCAGATTGTTGGAGCCCAAGCAGCTGCACAAACAGTGCCCATTTATCCCATACAGTTGGCTCAGCAGGCGACACAACCCTTCATAGCCGCCGCCGTTCCTGCTGCACATATTCCCATTTACAATCCCACATACTTGGTCACTCAGTCCAATCAGTTGTATACgcaacacaaacagcagctcTTCAAGCCCAGCACAGAGCACGTCGTTGAGACGGGCTATATAAATGCTGACTTGACACAGGAAGTGGCCAGCAATGGACAAATCTTGCAGGCTGCCAAGGATCCGCATCACAACATTCATCCTGTGTTGGATACCGCACCACAATACGCAGCTCTAATCGCTGCTCCATCACTAGGGGAGCCTTCCGAGTCGTACTATGAGACTGCGCCATTCCATTTACCTAATAACGCTCCTGCAgtcgcatcatcatcagcatcagagGGTGGATTTATAGTATCTAACTACTACGGCAACGCACACGATTCATCGCAACTGTTGCAAGCTTACGCTGAGGAGGAAGGAAGACGTCAGCAGCTAGAGACTCAACAAGCCGCAATTGAGCTGCAGAAGCAGCAAGAACAGCAATATCATTTGGAAGAGCTTAATGCTCAGGCTCAGGCTCAGGCTCAAGCTCAGACTCAGGCTCAAttacaacagcaagagcagcagttACAAGAGCTGCAGCGACAGCAATACCttcaagaacaacagcaacagcaacaacttgaaTTCCAGCAAACGCAGCAGGATCCAGCCTCGTCAGCTTTCGAAGAACATCAACGTTtggtgcaacagcaactcggCAGCAACACACCACTGCGCATATTTGTCCCAGATGAAGAAACGCCTGAAACG CGTCTACAAAAGCGCTCAGATGATCTTAATAAAGGAACCGTTAAGGATGTGTCCCATGAAGATGATGGCTTAAGGGATTTAATTCCTGTTTCGACTTCCGTCGAAATTGCAGAAGCCAACAGTAAATAG
- the LOC132786695 gene encoding mediator of RNA polymerase II transcription subunit 12 isoform X2: MKTLLLLSFLLGLATCEPPVVKGPLVFSSSNWPPKRVQQLGRPAPIAAANSKGGKQRTLVVQIRSDHPVPLVLKGRAGVHSHAHQHVLPHQHVHLPSHSHSHAYLQQSHLHSHSHSPSLPLSHVNLVRGSRPLKLSAPVYLKPSSVGSRKPLKIKLNNSKPHSKPVFGYEKPFRYEKPTANSHTELQHLPKLFAPDPDPSLPTSKVKIATEAFNTPSNNKPLPTDVQISQLPAQPLVQIVGAQAAAQTVPIYPIQLAQQATQPFIAAAVPAAHIPIYNPTYLVTQSNQLYTQHKQQLFKPSTEHVVETGYINADLTQEVASNGQILQAAKDPHHNIHPVLDTAPQYAALIAAPSLGEPSESYYETAPFHLPNNAPAVASSSASEGGFIVSNYYGNAHDSSQLLQAYAEEEGRRQQLETQQAAIELQKQQEQQYHLEELNAQAQAQAQAQTQAQLQQQEQQLQELQRQQYLQEQQQQQQLEFQQTQQDPASSAFEEHQRLVQQQLGSNTPLRIFVPDEETPETRLQKRSDDLNKGTVKDVSHEDDGLRDLIPVSTSVEIAEANSK; the protein is encoded by the exons ACGTTGCTCctgctttcttttttgctgGGTCTGGCGACCTGTGAGCCACCCGTGGTCAAAGGTCCCTTAGttttcagcagcagcaattggcCGCCCAAGCGGGTCCAGCAATTGGGACGTCCTGCGCCTATTGCAGCAGCTAATTCTAAGGGCGGCAAGCAGCGCACATTGGTTGTGCAAATTCGAAGTGATCATCCGGTGCCCCTCGTGCTAAAGGGTCGTGCTGGAGTCCACAGCCATGCCCATCAGCATGTGCTGCCCCATCAGCACGTACATTTACCATCCCACTCGCACTCACATGCGTACTTGCAGCAATCGCACTTGCACTCCCATTCGCATTCTCCTTCTCTTCCATTGAGTCATGTAAATTTGGTGCGCGGGTCGCGTCCCTTGAAGCTCAGCGCTCCCGTCTATCTGAAGCCTTCGTCTGTTGGCAGTCGCAAACCACTCAAGATTAAGCTCAACAACTCGAAGCCCCACTCGAAGCCCGTCTTTGGATACGAGAAGCCCTTTAGGTACGAGAAGCCAACTGCGAACTCCCACACCGAACTGCAGCACTTGCCG AAGTTATTTGCTCCAGATCCAGATCCGTCGTTGCCAACCAGCAAGGTCAAGATCGCAACGGAAGCCTTCAATACCcctagcaacaacaagccGCTCCCTACGGATGTGCAGATCAGTCAACTGCCCGCTCAACCTCTGGTCCAGATTGTTGGAGCCCAAGCAGCTGCACAAACAGTGCCCATTTATCCCATACAGTTGGCTCAGCAGGCGACACAACCCTTCATAGCCGCCGCCGTTCCTGCTGCACATATTCCCATTTACAATCCCACATACTTGGTCACTCAGTCCAATCAGTTGTATACgcaacacaaacagcagctcTTCAAGCCCAGCACAGAGCACGTCGTTGAGACGGGCTATATAAATGCTGACTTGACACAGGAAGTGGCCAGCAATGGACAAATCTTGCAGGCTGCCAAGGATCCGCATCACAACATTCATCCTGTGTTGGATACCGCACCACAATACGCAGCTCTAATCGCTGCTCCATCACTAGGGGAGCCTTCCGAGTCGTACTATGAGACTGCGCCATTCCATTTACCTAATAACGCTCCTGCAgtcgcatcatcatcagcatcagagGGTGGATTTATAGTATCTAACTACTACGGCAACGCACACGATTCATCGCAACTGTTGCAAGCTTACGCTGAGGAGGAAGGAAGACGTCAGCAGCTAGAGACTCAACAAGCCGCAATTGAGCTGCAGAAGCAGCAAGAACAGCAATATCATTTGGAAGAGCTTAATGCTCAGGCTCAGGCTCAGGCTCAAGCTCAGACTCAGGCTCAAttacaacagcaagagcagcagttACAAGAGCTGCAGCGACAGCAATACCttcaagaacaacagcaacagcaacaacttgaaTTCCAGCAAACGCAGCAGGATCCAGCCTCGTCAGCTTTCGAAGAACATCAACGTTtggtgcaacagcaactcggCAGCAACACACCACTGCGCATATTTGTCCCAGATGAAGAAACGCCTGAAACG CGTCTACAAAAGCGCTCAGATGATCTTAATAAAGGAACCGTTAAGGATGTGTCCCATGAAGATGATGGCTTAAGGGATTTAATTCCTGTTTCGACTTCCGTCGAAATTGCAGAAGCCAACAGTAAATAG
- the LOC132786259 gene encoding DNA-directed RNA polymerases I, II, and III subunit RPABC5: MIIPIRCFTCGKVIGNKWESYLGLLQAEYTEGDALDALGLKRYCCRRMLLGHVDLIEKLLNYAPLEK, encoded by the exons ATGATTATACCAATTCGATGCTTTACATGTGGAAAAGTGATTGGAAACAAATGGGAGTCCTATCTCGGTTTGCTGCAGGCCGAGTACACAGAAGG tGATGCTCTAGATGCCTTGGGCTTGAAACGTTATTGTTGTCGACGCATGCTGCTCGGGCACGTGGATCTCATCGAGAAGCTATTGAACTACGCACCCCTTGAGAAGTAA
- the LOC132786258 gene encoding methionine aminopeptidase 1, protein MTQKCESTNCDKEATLQCPTCLKLGIKGSFFCSQACFKGFWKEHKAIHALATGVGKPRVEDNGVYNPWPHFRFTGNLRPFQQTPKRIVPDAIQRPDYADHPSGRSLSEEALRGTTIKVLDDDEIEAMRVAGRLGRECLDEGAKGIEVGTTTDELDRLVHEAAIERDCYPSPLNYYNFPKSCCTSVNEVICHGIPDKRPLQNGDICNIDVTVYHHGFHGDLNETFFVGDVSEKHKKLVRITYESLAKAIELVRPGVRYREIGNVIQKYVAPHGFSVVRSYCGHGIHRVFHTAPNVPHYAKNSAVGVMAAGHCFTIEPMISEGVQKAESWPDDWTAVTADGLYSAQFEQTLLVTNNGCEILTKRRNNNGQPWFMDNL, encoded by the exons ATGACTCAAAAATGCGAATCAACGAATTGCGATAAGGAGGCGACACTTCAGTGCCCCACTTGTCTCAAGTTGGGCATCAAGGGCTCCTTTTTCTGTTCGCAGGCATGCTTCAAAGGGTTTTGGAAAGAACACAAAGCGATCCATGCTCTGGCCA CTGGCGTGGGAAAGCCAAGAGTCGAGGATAATGGCGTCTATAATCCGTGGCCTCATTTCCGTTTCACCGGTAATCTGCGACCCTTCCAACAGACCCCTAAGAGGATTGTACCCGATGCCATACAGCGACCCGATTACGCCGATCACCCATCTGGAAGGTCACTGTCGGAGGAGGCGTTGCGTGGAACGACAATCAAGGTGCTGGATGACGATGAGATCGAAGCAATGCGAGTCGCTGGACGCCTGGGACGGGAGTGTCTGGATGAGGGCGCCAAAGGCATTGAGGTGGGCACTACAACGGATGAGTTAGATCGCTTAGTCCACGAGGCGGCTATTGAGCGGGATTGCTACCCGTCGCCCCTCAACTATTACAACTTTCCCAAGTCGTGTTGCACGAGTGTTAACGAGGTGATTTGCCACGGTATACCCGACAAACGGCCGCTGCAGAATGGCGATATCTGCAACATCGATGTGACCGTTTACCACCACGGCTTTCATGGCGATCTCAACGAAACGTTCTTTGTGGGCGATGTCTCCGAGAAGCATAAGAAACTAGTGCGTATTACGTACGAATCGTTGGCCAAGGCGATTGAGCTAGTGCGTCCCGGCGTCCGCTATCGTGAGATCGGAAATGTTATTCAGAAATATGTGGCGCCTCACGGATTCAGCGTGGTGCGTAGCTACTGTGGCCATGGAATCCATCGTGTCTTCCACACTGCACCCAATGTGCCACACTATGCTA AGAACTCGGCCGTTGGCGTCATGGCAGCTGGACACTGCTTTACCATCGAACCTATGATATCCGAGGGTGTTCAGAAGGCTGAATCTTGGCCGGACGATTGGACCGCCGTTACAGCCGATGGCCTTTACTCGGCCCAATTCGAGCAGACATTGTTGGTTACCAATAATGGCTGTGAGATTCTCACTAAACgtcgcaacaacaatggaCAACCATGGTTTATGGACAATTTGTAG